One Elusimicrobiota bacterium genomic window, CCGATGTGAAGATAGATAAATTCATCACTATCGGTTCCCCGCTTATGCCGGGTAACGCGATCGTGAATTTATTCAATAAACTGGAAATAAGCAAAGAGGACCTCACCGCCGCGGTTTCAAAACCGGGCAATGTGCGCTATTGGCATAATGTCTGGGCCTCAAGGGATCTGTTTTCCAATATAATCGCGGCAGCCGACAATAACGTTCAGGTAGACAACGGCGCGGGCGTGGAGGATGCGGCGTACGAACTGAAAACATCCCTGTTTACGGCCAATATTCTTCAGCTCAAGCGTGACTTTGTAGTCCTTGAGAGCGTCCGTAAGTGGCACATGTCCTACCTTTTCGGCTTCAAAGCCGATCTGAAATCGATCGGCACGAAATTGAAGGTTACGGTGTACGCTCCCGTAGTCGCCCCCCAGATATACACCGTCCCGCAGCAGCAGTAAAAGAAAAGGAGAGTAATAAAACATGAAAAGATTAATATACGCGGCGGCAGCGGCGTTATTCGGCGTTACGATTTCTTACGCCGGAGAAAGCGCTCTGGATTCATTAAGAGCCTCCGTTTCGCCTTCAGTTTTAGGCGGAATGGTTTTGCCGGATGTTTCCGGCGCTTTAAGCGGGCCAATAAAAGGCAACCCCGGTTTTAATGGACACGGTCAAAAACCGTATACCCAGGGCGCTAATATTCGCTGCGCGCAGGCCCGCACAATGGATTTTTTATCGCGGCTCGAAAACCCCGGCTCGGGAAATGAACCGGCAACGCTGGCGCGAGTGGTCTGCCGTTTCTCAAATGACCCAACGCAGACGGTCAAATATCCTGACGGGGCGATAGCGTATGTGGGGCCGGAATACAGCGATAAGGGTTCATGGAAGTATCCGAACGGAACCTACGCGTTCGTGGGAGAGAGCTGGAGCGACAAAGGCTCATGGAAATATCCAAGCGGGAGCTACGCGCTCGTGGGAGATGGCTGGAGCGACAAAGGCTCATGGAAATATCCAAGCGGGAAATACGCATTCGTCGGAGAAGGGTACAGCGACAAGGGCTCGTGGAAGTATCCGAACGGTAGCTACGCGCTTGTGGGAGAGGGCTGGAGCGATAAAGATTCCTGGAAATACCCTAGCGGAAAATACGCGTTCGTTGGAGAAGGGTACAGCGACAAGGGCTCGTGGAAGTATCCTACCGGAAGATACGCGTTCGCTATCCAGGGCTCCGGGGACAGCGGGACCTGGTATTATCCTAATGGCAATCTTTTCGCGTCCGGAAACCAGGGGGAAGGCATCAGTGTTCTTACTCAATTGGTGGAGGACACATACAATATTGAGTTTCCGTACAACATCGACCTCTACAACTCTTTGGACGGCGTGAACACTATGTACAGGCTGCAATGGATAGAGCAGACAATGCCGACAAGTGCGGATTAGAAAAATTCTTCGGCCTCATCGGATTAATCGGCAAGCGAAGCAAACTTATGTCGGGAGGTTTTGGAGCCGCACGATAAGCCGCATCCGGGACAAAAGAAAGGAGGAAAGTAATAAAACATGAAAAAATCGGTACTTTTAGGTATTAGTAAAAACAAATTATGTTGATAAATTGACAGGAGGAATACTACATGAAAAAGATATTAGCTGCGGCGCTTCTGGTCGTGTCCGCGGGAATGGCAGTGATGGCGCAGGAGCCTGCGGGCAATATGAAAATAATGGCCCCGAATCTCCCGGCATACTTTGACGAGTCATTCAACGGCCAGGTCGTTGATGTGGCGGTTGACAGCATTGTTGAGATACGCCTGTCTGAAAATGCCAGCACCGGATACATGTGGGTCGCGGATAGGTTAGATACCCGGTCTTTCCAGCTCGTTTCCGAAGATTACGACCTGGAGAAAGGGGTCAGGATCATTAAAGTGAGATGTTTAAAGATGAAAACCGGAGACTTGAAATTCAACTATGTCCGCCCCTGGGAAAACGGGAGCAATATAATCCCGGTCAAAACATTCCGTCTGAAGTTAAATG contains:
- a CDS encoding protease inhibitor I42 family protein; its protein translation is MKKILAAALLVVSAGMAVMAQEPAGNMKIMAPNLPAYFDESFNGQVVDVAVDSIVEIRLSENASTGYMWVADRLDTRSFQLVSEDYDLEKGVRIIKVRCLKMKTGDLKFNYVRPWENGSNIIPVKTFRLKLNVVRF